One window of Deltaproteobacteria bacterium genomic DNA carries:
- a CDS encoding amidohydrolase, whose product MNGYTIIDVDTHVTEAPDLWTSRVPARMREAVPRVDTDAQGRQWWVLGDKRLASPGLSATAGVGDMKHWPQTYAEMHPGAYDAKARLKYMDQLGIWAMVMYPNVGGFGSQQFLKLGDPELMLTCVQVYNDWQTEWASADARRLLPTTSLPFWDVTAAVKEVRRCAPMGHKGILFTGEPQSFGQPLLGDRHWDPLWEVAVELDLPISFHVGSGSMELGLRRDKVATYGRMAAFTELSVEILLRNGIQLSDLLMSGVLARYPRIKFVSVESGVGWIPFVLEALDYQFLGNRVKEDRPDLDLLPSEYFARNVYACYWFEQTAPRRLLDKVGIDNILFETDFPHPTSLYGEEVQARITSGLSDCEESVRHKILWGNGQKLYKVEGPTAADEARRTAAGA is encoded by the coding sequence ATGAATGGCTACACCATCATTGACGTTGATACTCATGTCACCGAGGCACCGGACCTCTGGACTAGTCGCGTACCCGCTCGGATGCGCGAGGCCGTGCCGCGCGTCGACACCGACGCCCAGGGACGGCAGTGGTGGGTTTTAGGCGATAAGCGCCTCGCGAGTCCGGGGCTGAGCGCCACCGCGGGTGTGGGTGACATGAAGCACTGGCCCCAGACCTATGCTGAAATGCACCCTGGGGCATACGACGCCAAGGCGCGACTAAAGTACATGGATCAGTTGGGCATCTGGGCCATGGTCATGTATCCCAACGTGGGAGGCTTCGGCAGTCAGCAGTTCCTCAAATTGGGTGACCCTGAACTGATGCTCACCTGTGTGCAGGTCTACAATGACTGGCAGACTGAATGGGCGTCGGCGGATGCCCGCCGCCTCCTGCCGACCACCTCGCTGCCGTTCTGGGATGTGACGGCGGCGGTGAAGGAAGTGCGCCGTTGCGCCCCTATGGGCCATAAGGGCATCCTGTTCACTGGGGAGCCGCAATCGTTTGGGCAACCCTTGCTCGGCGACCGGCATTGGGATCCGCTGTGGGAGGTGGCCGTGGAACTCGATCTCCCGATCAGTTTCCATGTCGGCTCCGGCAGTATGGAATTGGGACTGCGGCGGGATAAGGTAGCGACCTACGGCCGCATGGCGGCCTTTACCGAACTCTCGGTCGAGATCCTCCTGCGCAACGGCATCCAATTGAGTGACCTGTTAATGTCGGGGGTGCTGGCGCGCTATCCCCGCATTAAGTTCGTATCGGTGGAGAGTGGGGTCGGCTGGATTCCCTTCGTGCTCGAAGCGCTGGATTACCAGTTCTTGGGGAACCGAGTGAAGGAGGACCGACCGGATCTCGACCTGCTCCCGTCCGAGTATTTCGCCCGCAATGTCTATGCGTGTTACTGGTTTGAGCAGACAGCGCCGCGCCGGCTGCTCGATAAAGTAGGGATAGATAACATTCTCTTTGAGACGGACTTTCCGCATCCAACCTCGCTGTATGGGGAGGAAGTGCAAGCACGGATCACAAGTGGTCTCTCCGATTGTGAAGAGTCGGTACGGCACAAGATCCTGTGGGGGAACGGACAGAAGCTCTATAAAGTCGAGGGGCCCACGGCGGCGGACGAGGCGCGGCGGACGGCGGCTGGCGCGTGA
- a CDS encoding Zn-dependent alcohol dehydrogenase has translation MKAAVLYEFKTPLRVEDVDLGNPKEGEVRVKIVASGVCHSDYSVIHGVLGAKLPAVLGHEGAGIVDEVGPGVTLVKLGDHVVLSVIANCGYCSFCAIGQPVLCDNLGRTLGRGTMLDGTSRLSKNGHTIAQLAGLASFAQYVVVPEMTCIPIPNHVPLDKACLVGCGVMTGVGAAINTAKVEPGSSAVVIGCGGVGLNVIQGCALAGARIIIGVDLLDNKLDYAKEFGATHTINPGRQDLLKTVRSLTNGRGADYAFEVIGLSKTLEQAYACTHRGGTLIIVGAGSREDLWQIPVGSFLMTEKVIKSSTYGSSRPRMDLPRLIDLYMNKQLKLDELVSRTYPLDDINQSMTALEKGEVARSVILM, from the coding sequence ATGAAAGCTGCCGTACTGTATGAGTTCAAGACGCCGTTGCGGGTCGAGGACGTTGATCTCGGCAACCCCAAGGAAGGCGAAGTGCGCGTGAAGATTGTCGCCAGCGGCGTGTGTCACAGCGACTACTCGGTTATCCACGGCGTGTTGGGAGCCAAGCTCCCGGCGGTCCTCGGACACGAAGGGGCCGGGATCGTAGACGAAGTCGGACCGGGGGTGACGTTAGTCAAACTTGGCGATCATGTCGTGCTCTCGGTGATCGCCAACTGTGGGTATTGCTCGTTTTGTGCGATCGGCCAGCCGGTCCTGTGTGACAACCTGGGTCGCACGTTGGGCAGAGGCACGATGTTGGATGGCACCTCGCGTCTGAGCAAAAACGGCCATACTATTGCTCAACTCGCGGGGCTTGCTAGTTTTGCCCAGTATGTCGTGGTCCCGGAGATGACGTGTATTCCGATTCCCAACCATGTCCCGCTCGATAAGGCCTGTCTAGTCGGCTGTGGGGTCATGACCGGCGTGGGTGCGGCGATCAACACAGCCAAAGTGGAACCCGGCAGCAGCGCGGTCGTGATCGGCTGCGGCGGGGTAGGCTTGAACGTCATCCAAGGGTGCGCCTTGGCGGGAGCGCGCATCATTATTGGCGTCGATCTGCTGGACAACAAGTTGGACTACGCGAAGGAGTTCGGTGCCACCCACACGATTAACCCAGGACGACAAGATTTGCTGAAAACGGTACGAAGCCTGACGAACGGGCGCGGTGCGGACTATGCTTTTGAAGTCATTGGCTTGTCCAAAACCTTGGAGCAAGCCTACGCGTGTACCCACCGAGGTGGGACGCTGATCATTGTTGGTGCAGGGTCGCGGGAAGATCTGTGGCAGATTCCCGTAGGGAGCTTCCTGATGACGGAGAAAGTAATCAAATCTTCCACCTACGGGTCCTCGCGACCACGGATGGATCTGCCTCGACTCATCGACCTTTACATGAATAAACAGCTCAAGCTTGACGAACTCGTCTCCCGCACCTACCCGCTGGATGACATCAATCAGTCGATGACGGCGTTGGAGAAGGGCGAGGTCGCCCGCAGCGTGATCCTCATGTAA
- a CDS encoding nuclear transport factor 2 family protein has protein sequence MKKFVFLLSVISAAALVWSFGAARAAGDSKAEITALEHKLIAATSADEVMTFQDEREIVLYDYMVPLQYVGAKAVRADFEKFFSSAKNVKGDFVSLRVVVDKKVGVAHSLQHFTWTDKDGKPGEGTFRVTDGWQKVKGQWRLFHTHVSFPLNPENGKAEMNLKE, from the coding sequence ATGAAAAAATTTGTATTCCTCCTCAGCGTAATCAGCGCCGCCGCCTTGGTCTGGAGCTTCGGTGCCGCTCGTGCCGCAGGTGACTCGAAGGCGGAGATTACCGCCCTCGAGCACAAACTGATCGCCGCGACGAGCGCAGACGAAGTGATGACCTTTCAGGATGAGAGGGAGATCGTGCTCTACGATTATATGGTGCCGCTCCAGTATGTGGGCGCGAAGGCGGTGCGCGCGGATTTTGAGAAGTTTTTCAGCAGCGCCAAGAACGTCAAGGGGGACTTTGTCTCCCTCCGGGTTGTCGTTGACAAGAAGGTCGGGGTCGCCCACAGCCTTCAGCATTTCACCTGGACGGATAAGGACGGTAAACCCGGCGAGGGAACTTTCCGGGTGACCGACGGCTGGCAGAAGGTCAAAGGCCAGTGGAGACTTTTCCATACGCATGTCTCTTTCCCTCTGAACCCTGAGAACGGCAAGGCCGAGATGAACTTGAAGGAATAA
- a CDS encoding amidohydrolase — MGRTYNIIDSDGHVLEPRHFWREYIDPQYRDRAPDLITDANGKERFLVDGKLIGPPRGLGLIGAIGVREQIDGKWVHATNVPVEMEYTQGRKGGFDPHARIPDMDLDGIDAAFLYPSLGLFAGAIEDPQLAAAASRAYNRWLAEYCSPYPDRLFGVAMLPMQSIELAIEEMRYARNELDMRAGFLRPNPYNNRMLGHADYDVFWAEAQNLDFSIGIHEGTGGMPAVGVDRFESFGARHMVSHTMEMMLAALSIIWGGVCERFPKVRIGFLESGGGWMAPWLDRMDRHFEDKALFNDSSLTMLPSEYFKRQCWISYEPVEGNLTHLVDYVGPHKILWATDYPHPDGFFPGAPAQIAEKLPETQRRTVLAESAMQFYNLQ, encoded by the coding sequence ATGGGACGCACGTACAACATTATTGATTCTGATGGCCATGTGTTGGAGCCGCGGCACTTTTGGCGGGAGTATATTGACCCGCAATACCGCGATCGGGCACCGGATCTCATCACTGACGCCAATGGCAAAGAGCGCTTTCTGGTGGACGGCAAGCTGATTGGCCCACCAAGGGGACTGGGGCTGATTGGGGCGATTGGCGTGCGCGAGCAAATCGACGGCAAGTGGGTCCACGCCACGAACGTGCCGGTTGAAATGGAATACACCCAGGGACGCAAGGGCGGGTTTGATCCGCATGCCCGGATTCCGGATATGGACTTGGACGGCATTGATGCGGCCTTTCTCTATCCCAGCCTGGGCCTCTTTGCCGGGGCGATAGAAGACCCGCAGCTTGCCGCCGCCGCGAGTCGAGCCTACAACCGCTGGCTGGCTGAGTACTGTAGCCCGTACCCGGATCGGCTGTTTGGTGTGGCCATGCTGCCGATGCAATCGATTGAGCTGGCGATAGAAGAGATGCGCTATGCGCGCAATGAACTGGACATGCGCGCCGGTTTTTTGCGGCCCAATCCGTATAATAATCGGATGTTAGGCCATGCGGATTACGATGTCTTCTGGGCGGAAGCGCAGAACCTCGATTTTTCGATTGGCATTCATGAGGGGACAGGTGGGATGCCGGCCGTCGGAGTGGATCGCTTTGAGAGTTTTGGCGCGCGGCACATGGTCTCACACACCATGGAAATGATGCTGGCCGCATTATCGATCATCTGGGGTGGCGTCTGTGAACGCTTTCCCAAAGTGCGCATTGGGTTTCTGGAGTCCGGCGGCGGGTGGATGGCGCCCTGGCTCGACCGCATGGATCGCCACTTTGAGGACAAAGCACTCTTCAACGATTCCTCACTGACTATGCTGCCCAGCGAGTATTTCAAACGTCAGTGCTGGATTTCCTATGAACCGGTGGAAGGCAACCTAACCCATTTGGTGGATTATGTGGGCCCACACAAAATTCTCTGGGCGACCGACTATCCGCATCCGGACGGCTTTTTCCCCGGAGCACCGGCCCAGATTGCCGAAAAGCTGCCAGAGACCCAGAGGCGAACCGTTCTGGCTGAGAGCGCCATGCAGTTCTACAATTTGCAGTAG
- a CDS encoding cytochrome P450, with amino-acid sequence MNYNPLAPEVQDNPSPYYAELRDKAPVAWIELMQAWAVSRYADVDFALRNPQIFSSASWVSTMQGDVNDTKFPWIIGLDPPHHTWLRKLANKGFTPRLIRALEPRVQAIAQELVTAMKNHRECDLAAALSAPLPVTVIAEMLGVETERRANGMALYPVG; translated from the coding sequence ATGAACTACAATCCACTTGCACCCGAAGTGCAAGACAACCCTTCCCCATATTATGCAGAACTAAGAGACAAAGCGCCGGTCGCGTGGATCGAGCTCATGCAAGCGTGGGCCGTCAGTCGCTATGCGGATGTGGATTTTGCTCTCCGCAACCCGCAGATTTTTTCGTCTGCTTCGTGGGTGTCCACCATGCAAGGCGATGTGAATGACACAAAGTTTCCGTGGATTATCGGTCTCGACCCACCACATCATACCTGGCTGCGCAAACTCGCGAATAAAGGGTTCACGCCCCGGTTGATCCGAGCGCTTGAGCCCCGTGTCCAGGCGATCGCGCAGGAGCTCGTCACGGCGATGAAAAATCACCGCGAGTGTGATCTGGCGGCGGCGCTCTCAGCCCCTCTGCCCGTCACCGTGATTGCGGAAATGCTCGGCGTTGAGACCGAGCGGCGGGCTAATGGGATGGCCCTTTACCCTGTTGGCTGA
- a CDS encoding nuclear transport factor 2 family protein: MTASEQVRLATVEEHVRGENARDMDVVMSTFSDGTHTSVVYNGIPTTGHAKIRRSYEIRLNALPDFRFEVTQRHFTADSLIAEHVLHFTNKKGQPVGVPMCIVYCFDEAGKLSEERVYIDEARMIP, translated from the coding sequence ATGACCGCATCAGAACAAGTACGACTGGCGACCGTGGAAGAACACGTCCGCGGCGAAAATGCGCGGGATATGGACGTCGTGATGAGCACGTTCAGCGACGGCACCCACACCAGCGTCGTGTATAATGGCATTCCCACCACCGGACACGCTAAGATTCGCCGCTCGTATGAGATCAGACTCAACGCGCTGCCGGACTTCCGGTTCGAGGTGACGCAACGTCACTTTACTGCCGATAGTTTGATTGCGGAACATGTGCTGCACTTTACCAACAAGAAGGGACAGCCGGTAGGAGTGCCGATGTGCATCGTCTATTGCTTTGATGAGGCCGGGAAGCTGAGCGAAGAGCGTGTCTACATTGATGAGGCGCGGATGATACCGTAA
- a CDS encoding NAD(P)/FAD-dependent oxidoreductase, with product MANVPPTTVTETGPIEDFDAIVIGAGVSGLYQLYRLRQLGLAVRCYEDGSGVGGTWYWNRYPGCRFDSESETYGYSFSKELLQEWDWKEHFSGQPENERYLNYVADKFDLRRDIQFNARVKSAVYDEKASRWDVQLENGQRARAQFLITAVGILSAHYTPPFAGLESFKGESYHTSRWPKEKVDFTGKRVAVIGTGATAVQLIPIIAKEVGHLTVFQRTANYCAPLRNSLVTPETQKKFKASYPEIHQRCRETPTGFTYDFDPRKAMSVSKEERLARYEELWVQPGFKKWLGNFRDIVTNREANEDFAEFVRNKIRARVKDPAVAEKLVPKDHPFGAKRIPLETEYYEAYNRDNVLLVDLKETPIEGITPKGIKTSDKEYEFDVIIYATGFDALTGALTRIDIRGEGGQTLKDKWAEGPRTYLGMQIADFPNLFLAISSAFGNYPVCAEMIVEWITECIGYIRKQGLTRIVPTPQAEEAWVGHAAELAEGTLFAAGNSWFVGANIPGKKRVFLLYANTVPAYRKKCAEVAAKGYEGFHLQ from the coding sequence ATGGCAAATGTGCCACCAACGACGGTCACCGAGACGGGACCGATTGAGGACTTTGACGCGATTGTGATCGGTGCCGGGGTGTCCGGCTTGTATCAACTGTACCGCTTACGGCAGCTCGGCCTCGCGGTACGGTGCTATGAGGATGGCAGCGGTGTAGGTGGCACCTGGTATTGGAACCGCTACCCCGGCTGCCGCTTCGATTCCGAGAGTGAAACCTACGGCTACTCGTTCTCGAAAGAACTCCTGCAGGAATGGGACTGGAAAGAGCATTTTTCCGGTCAGCCGGAGAACGAGCGTTACCTCAATTATGTGGCGGACAAGTTCGACCTGCGCCGCGACATCCAATTCAATGCTCGGGTCAAATCGGCGGTCTATGACGAGAAGGCGAGTCGCTGGGACGTCCAGCTTGAGAATGGCCAGCGCGCCCGGGCGCAATTTCTCATCACGGCGGTCGGCATCTTGTCCGCCCATTACACGCCCCCATTTGCGGGGCTTGAGAGCTTCAAGGGCGAGTCGTATCACACCTCTCGCTGGCCGAAGGAAAAAGTGGACTTCACCGGCAAGCGCGTGGCCGTTATCGGCACCGGTGCCACCGCCGTTCAGCTCATCCCGATCATCGCCAAAGAAGTCGGCCATCTCACGGTCTTCCAACGCACGGCCAATTACTGCGCGCCGTTGCGGAATTCGCTGGTGACCCCGGAGACCCAGAAGAAGTTCAAGGCCAGCTACCCAGAAATTCATCAAAGATGTCGAGAAACCCCGACTGGTTTTACGTACGACTTCGACCCGCGTAAGGCCATGTCGGTCTCGAAGGAAGAGCGGCTGGCACGGTATGAGGAGTTGTGGGTGCAGCCCGGGTTCAAGAAATGGTTGGGCAATTTTCGTGACATTGTGACCAACCGGGAGGCCAACGAGGACTTCGCCGAGTTCGTGCGCAACAAGATCCGCGCGCGCGTCAAAGACCCGGCGGTGGCGGAAAAGCTGGTGCCCAAGGATCATCCGTTCGGCGCCAAGCGCATTCCCTTGGAGACCGAGTATTACGAGGCCTACAATCGCGACAACGTCTTGCTGGTTGATCTCAAAGAGACCCCGATCGAGGGCATCACGCCGAAAGGCATCAAGACCAGTGACAAGGAATACGAATTTGATGTCATCATCTATGCCACGGGGTTTGACGCGTTGACGGGAGCGTTAACCCGGATCGATATTCGCGGCGAAGGCGGGCAGACGCTCAAGGACAAATGGGCCGAGGGACCGCGTACCTATCTGGGGATGCAGATCGCGGACTTCCCGAACCTCTTCCTCGCCATTAGCTCCGCGTTCGGCAACTACCCTGTCTGCGCCGAGATGATTGTGGAATGGATTACGGAGTGTATCGGCTACATCCGCAAGCAGGGATTGACGCGTATTGTCCCCACCCCGCAGGCGGAAGAAGCCTGGGTGGGGCACGCCGCCGAACTAGCGGAGGGAACGCTCTTTGCCGCGGGTAACTCCTGGTTTGTCGGAGCGAATATCCCGGGCAAGAAACGCGTCTTCCTGCTCTACGCCAACACCGTCCCAGCCTATCGGAAAAAGTGTGCGGAGGTGGCGGCCAAAGGCTATGAAGGGTTTCATCTGCAATAG
- a CDS encoding amidohydrolase family protein, giving the protein MHDLIIQGGTVVDGTGRPAFTGDVAVAAGRITGIGKDLGPARRTLNADGLLVTPGWVDVHTHYDGQAVWDPLLAPSLWHGVSTVVMGNCGVGFAPVRPDRRDWLITMMESVEDIPRQSLSAGINWQWETFPEYLDALATIPRTLDVGTQVPHAALRLYVMGERGANNELATAEDIERMAAITRTAIEAGALGFSTSRTMVHATPEGVPIPGTFAGEEELLGIARGITQAGRGIMEVVTDAVLGQNIDRELGWMQRAAAAGCPITFLLAQANPLPQVWRDLLQRCEASTRAGARIIPQVFARPVTILFSFQGEHPFQYMPSYAPLKDLPHAEKMQALRNPDIRRRLLAEEDPTTAGISVLYKQASTWQMTFPMGQPLNYFPDLRNSVAAIAARRGCAPKEAVYDLLLENEGRGFLMYTIAGYAEGSRAPLYEMLTHPLTVMGGSDAGAHMRFICDGSAQTFMLTNWVRDCATGDRYHLPVEFVVKKQSHDTARLFGMFDRGTLAPGMKADLNLIDLDALRIETPTMIHDLPAGMPRLMQTAQGYVATLVSGEVVQESGTATSARPGKVVRGTEGNSPVANAC; this is encoded by the coding sequence ATGCATGACCTCATCATTCAAGGCGGAACAGTTGTCGATGGCACCGGACGCCCAGCCTTCACTGGCGATGTGGCAGTCGCGGCTGGCCGTATCACCGGAATAGGGAAAGACCTCGGCCCGGCCCGGCGCACACTCAACGCGGACGGACTGCTCGTGACGCCAGGCTGGGTCGATGTGCACACGCACTATGACGGCCAGGCTGTCTGGGACCCGCTGTTGGCGCCGTCGCTGTGGCACGGTGTTTCTACTGTCGTCATGGGCAACTGCGGAGTCGGGTTTGCCCCTGTGCGCCCCGACCGGCGCGACTGGCTCATCACTATGATGGAGAGCGTCGAAGACATTCCGCGTCAGTCGTTGTCCGCCGGTATCAATTGGCAGTGGGAAACCTTCCCCGAGTATCTCGATGCACTCGCGACGATCCCCCGGACTCTGGATGTGGGCACCCAGGTACCCCATGCCGCGTTGCGGCTCTATGTCATGGGTGAACGCGGCGCGAACAACGAGCTGGCTACCGCAGAGGACATCGAGCGAATGGCGGCGATCACGCGCACGGCAATCGAAGCCGGGGCCTTGGGGTTCTCGACCTCCCGCACCATGGTGCATGCCACACCAGAGGGCGTGCCGATTCCCGGCACCTTTGCCGGTGAAGAAGAACTCTTAGGCATCGCGCGCGGCATCACGCAAGCGGGCAGGGGGATCATGGAAGTCGTCACCGATGCCGTGCTCGGGCAAAACATTGACCGGGAACTCGGCTGGATGCAGCGGGCAGCGGCTGCCGGCTGCCCGATTACTTTTCTGCTTGCGCAAGCGAATCCGCTTCCTCAGGTCTGGCGCGACTTGCTCCAGCGCTGCGAGGCGTCCACCCGCGCAGGCGCCCGCATCATTCCCCAGGTGTTTGCCCGGCCAGTGACGATTCTCTTCAGCTTCCAAGGCGAGCACCCGTTCCAGTACATGCCAAGTTATGCACCGCTCAAAGATCTGCCCCATGCCGAGAAAATGCAGGCACTGCGCAATCCCGACATCCGCCGCCGGCTGCTGGCGGAAGAAGACCCGACCACTGCCGGAATCTCTGTTCTCTACAAACAAGCGTCCACCTGGCAGATGACCTTTCCGATGGGCCAGCCGCTCAACTATTTTCCGGACCTGCGGAACAGTGTGGCGGCGATTGCCGCGCGCCGTGGCTGTGCACCCAAAGAAGCGGTGTATGACTTACTGCTAGAGAACGAGGGTCGCGGCTTCTTGATGTACACCATTGCAGGGTACGCCGAGGGGAGTCGTGCTCCGTTGTATGAGATGCTCACCCACCCGCTGACTGTCATGGGCGGCAGTGACGCCGGAGCGCACATGCGCTTCATCTGTGATGGAAGTGCGCAGACCTTTATGCTGACCAACTGGGTGCGGGACTGCGCCACAGGCGATCGCTATCATCTGCCGGTCGAGTTTGTTGTCAAGAAACAGAGCCACGATACCGCGCGGTTGTTCGGTATGTTCGATCGCGGTACCCTAGCGCCGGGTATGAAAGCCGATCTCAATCTCATTGACCTCGACGCGTTGCGCATTGAGACCCCGACGATGATCCATGACTTGCCTGCCGGAATGCCACGGCTGATGCAAACAGCCCAAGGTTATGTGGCCACGCTGGTAAGCGGTGAAGTAGTGCAAGAAAGCGGCACAGCCACTAGTGCCCGGCCCGGCAAAGTGGTGCGCGGCACTGAAGGCAATTCCCCCGTAGCCAACGCATGCTGA
- a CDS encoding amidohydrolase: MTNTHNGLIVDADGHVLEPLDTWQKYIDPQYRARALRMEHDANGWEVLLFDNKPCEISRGTLGAIGGVGSNAEELEAFFTPGKRTYADGAPLGSYDPHARIKVMDEEQIDIALLYPTLGIFWEGWVTDPKLASAYTRAYNRWVIDFCSAHRKRLFPIAHVSLLDPEGAVAEAVWAKKNGCVGIYLSPDMPARGGKHFDDPAFVRFWETVQELEMPVGFHVIVRDQPSFQEWLKPDASAGLFTFAFLAIDVMAAFTQMMALGMFEKYPRLKCTVLESGANWISAWLDRLDHKYRPMASRTNLKMKPSEYFYRQCLVSADPDETLTAQVIQHIGADYFLWASDYPHIDADFGVVKELKERIALLPEADQRKVLGENAIRFYNLPVGM, encoded by the coding sequence ATGACAAACACTCATAACGGACTCATCGTTGACGCCGATGGCCATGTCCTGGAGCCGCTGGATACTTGGCAGAAGTATATTGACCCGCAATACCGGGCTCGCGCCCTGCGGATGGAACATGACGCCAATGGCTGGGAGGTGTTGCTGTTCGACAATAAGCCGTGCGAGATCTCCCGGGGCACGCTCGGCGCAATCGGTGGGGTGGGCTCGAATGCCGAAGAATTAGAAGCGTTCTTTACCCCGGGAAAACGGACCTATGCGGACGGTGCCCCACTCGGCAGTTATGACCCGCATGCGCGCATCAAGGTCATGGATGAGGAACAGATCGATATTGCCCTGCTGTATCCGACGCTGGGTATTTTCTGGGAAGGCTGGGTGACAGACCCCAAACTCGCTTCCGCCTATACGCGCGCCTATAACCGCTGGGTCATCGACTTCTGCAGCGCCCACCGCAAACGGCTGTTCCCGATCGCCCACGTTTCGCTGCTCGATCCGGAGGGCGCGGTCGCAGAAGCTGTGTGGGCCAAGAAAAACGGCTGTGTGGGTATATATCTCTCGCCCGATATGCCCGCACGGGGTGGCAAGCATTTTGACGATCCGGCCTTTGTCCGGTTTTGGGAGACCGTGCAGGAGCTGGAGATGCCGGTGGGATTCCATGTCATTGTGCGCGATCAACCCTCTTTTCAAGAGTGGCTGAAGCCAGACGCCTCGGCTGGTTTATTTACGTTTGCTTTTCTCGCTATCGATGTCATGGCGGCGTTCACACAGATGATGGCGCTCGGCATGTTTGAGAAGTATCCACGCCTCAAATGCACCGTGCTGGAATCGGGCGCCAACTGGATCTCGGCCTGGTTGGATCGGCTGGATCACAAGTATCGCCCGATGGCGAGCCGGACCAATCTGAAGATGAAGCCGAGTGAGTATTTCTATCGGCAATGCCTGGTGTCGGCGGACCCCGACGAGACGCTAACGGCGCAGGTCATTCAACATATTGGCGCGGATTATTTCCTCTGGGCGTCGGATTATCCGCATATCGACGCCGACTTTGGGGTGGTCAAAGAACTCAAGGAGCGGATTGCCCTCTTGCCAGAAGCAGACCAACGCAAAGTGCTGGGCGAGAACGCCATCCGGTTTTATAACTTGCCGGTCGGGATGTAA